CTTGTCCTTGCTGGCGCTGAAGAAGTTGTGACCATTCTGCTCTCGATTTGTCGGAACAAAGGCCACCGCCATGACACTGTCTTCGTGAGCCAAAAATGCTTTATGGCAGTCACCAAAGTCAAGGCCCCATAGTCGGACAGTCTTGTCAGCAGAGCACGTGACGATCATCTTGCTATCGAAAGAGATATCCATGCTGAGCACGGGAAGTTTATGACCGTAGAgattgaggaagagcttcaaAGAGTCCACAAAAAGACCTTCACTGTGTTGTCCAGCAAGGAGACGGCCAGCAGGCGCGCATCGGGAGAGAAGCGCAGGCTGAGAATGTCATCGTTCACCTTCAGAGTCCTCGTGTGTGCCAGTTTCAGACGCGGTGTAGTGCGCTTGGTACCGGGGATCTCCTCTTGCACAACCCTGAACTCCCAAAACTTGGCGGTTTTGTCTGCACTACCACTGACCATGGACTTGCCGTCGGGATGAACATGGAGGGACCAGACCGGACCATCGTGGGCCTTGATCGTGTCGAGAAGAGTGGAAGACGCAATGTCGAACACCTCTAGTTCACCATTTTTGTTGCCCACAACGACAATCTTATCACCCGGAAGAAAAGCGGAACAGAGGGCATATCCACACTCCAGAGTCCGCAAACAAGTGCCTGTGCGAATGTTCCAAATCTTCAGGCTGCCATTGGATGCGGACGCGAGCATGCGATCCTCAGAACTCAATGCAACTGACCGAATATCTGCTCGGTGACCCGGAATCTCTACCGCGAGAGTCCTCGTGTAATcgccatcctcttcatccttgttcttcttggccgcCGTCACCACGCTGTATGATTCCAACTGATTGTTTGTTGTCGCGGCAAGCAGGCCCAGGGCTCCGCTCGTCTTTGTCGTCATCCAGTCGAAGGAACGGACTTTGCCAGTCGTTCGCACGATAACGTGCGGCACAAAAACCTCAGTCACCGGGGCGGACGTGGGATCTTCGGGGATTCCTTGCTCTGGCTCTGCACCGTCTTCCTTGCCTTCGCgcttggcttctttctcctttctcctcttcgtcttgcGAGCAATAGCCTTTTGTACCTCGGTCTGTGAACGGATGCGCCAGACTTCCACGGATCTCTCTGAACCGTGGAGACCCACGTAGTCCGCACGAGGATGGAATCGGATACCGGTGGTACGATCCTTACCATTCCGGTAGAAAGTTCCTCGATCGGTCAGAATCCTCTGCCCTTCCTGTGCTACCTTCTCTCTTGAGATTTCGAGCATCACGCCCTCGTTAATTGACCAGACTTTCAATTCGCCATCGTTGCCGGCTGTAATACAGCCGCCCTGATCAGGGGACAGACCAAGGCTCCAACATTCACCATTTGTTTGCGCCACATGAGTCTCGATACAGTGTTGCGAAGCAAGATCCCAGACTT
The nucleotide sequence above comes from Penicillium oxalicum strain HP7-1 chromosome II, whole genome shotgun sequence. Encoded proteins:
- a CDS encoding putative WD repeat-containing protein, producing MVKSYLKFEHSETFGLIASATSNAIWAKDEQIPGSARQTGAGRAIVGASEQVLCWDVKKGELLGRWRDSACRAQVTVVTQSKTDEDLFAVGYEDGSIRIWDSRTSTIIISFNGHKSAVTQLAFDNAGVRLASGSKDTDIILWDLIAEVGIFRLRGHTDQITSLNFLFPSQELLNASGLSEHAGFLLTTGKDSLIKVWDLASQHCIETHVAQTNGECWSLGLSPDQGGCITAGNDGELKVWSINEGVMLEISREKVAQEGQRILTDRGTFYRNGKDRTTGIRFHPRADYVGLHGSERSVEVWRIRSQTEVQKAIARKTKRRKEKEAKREGKEDGAEPEQGIPEDPTSAPVTEVFVPHVIVRTTGKVRSFDWMTTKTSGALGLLAATTNNQLESYSVVTAAKKNKDEEDGDYTRTLAVEIPGHRADIRSVALSSEDRMLASASNGSLKIWNIRTGTCLRTLECGYALCSAFLPGDKIVVVGNKNGELEVFDIASSTLLDTIKAHDGPVWSLHVHPDGKSMVSGSADKTAKFWEFRVVQEEIPGTKRTTPRLKLAHTRTLKVNDDILSLRFSPDARLLAVSLLDNTVKVFLWTL